The genomic DNA CACACGGGTGTGCTGACCGCGTTCATTGCTCATCCTCGAAAATCGACGCTACGGGCGGTTCGAGCCGCAGCGTGTTGACGGCGATCGCATGCGTGACGTAGCGGCCGATCAGCATCACGAAGGCCATTGCTTCAGCGGGCGTCACGAGGCTCGCAAACGCGTCGAACTCTGCCTGCGCTTCAATCCCACGCGTACGCAATGCCTTCAGCGCATAGGCTTGCGCTGCTTTCTCTGCGTCGCTCAGTTCGGTCGCGGCAGCAGGATCGAGCCGATTGACTTGCGCGATCCAGGTGCGCGGAAAACCAAGCTTCACGCTCAGGCGTTCATGCTGGTGACGCTCGTAACGGTTCTCCATGTAACTCGCCACCGTCAGCGCGCCGAGTTCCGTGAGCCGGTCGGGCAACGCGTGCTTCAGCGCGTCGGTGAAATGCATGAATTGCAGGAGCACGTCGGGCGCATGGCCCGCGCACTTGAACAGCTCGCCGAGATAGCGCAAGCGCTCGACGCGCGGCGTCAGATAGGCGGCCAGATCGGTCCGCATGTCGGCCATCTCCAGCCGTGGAATCCTGTCGCTCATCAGGGTCTCCGTTTCGTTGTCGTTCGGATCGTCGCGGGCGCTCAGAGCAGACCCGCGCGATCGAGCACGCCATCGAGCCGCGCTTCGAGTTCACGCGTGGCGGGCATCATCGGCAAGCGATGCTCGTTCGCGGGAATCAGGCCCATGCGCTTCATCATGTATTTGATGGGGATCGGATTCGTGTCGTAGAACACGGACTGATTCAGTTCGAACAGCGCGAAATGCAGCTTGCGCGCCGCCGCGTAGTCTTCGCGTTCGACGGCCTCGACGAGATCGGCGACCTTGCGCGGCGCCAGATTGCCGACCGCGTTCATCAGCCCGCAGGCGCCGACTGCGAGCATCGGATAGCTCAACTCTTCGAGACCGACGAACACGCGCCACTCGGGCCCGAACGCATCGAGCATGTGCGTGACGAAGGCCATGTCG from Paraburkholderia terrae includes the following:
- a CDS encoding carboxymuconolactone decarboxylase family protein, which produces MSDRIPRLEMADMRTDLAAYLTPRVERLRYLGELFKCAGHAPDVLLQFMHFTDALKHALPDRLTELGALTVASYMENRYERHQHERLSVKLGFPRTWIAQVNRLDPAAATELSDAEKAAQAYALKALRTRGIEAQAEFDAFASLVTPAEAMAFVMLIGRYVTHAIAVNTLRLEPPVASIFEDEQ